Proteins co-encoded in one Symmachiella macrocystis genomic window:
- a CDS encoding SIR2 family protein, translating into MRALGGFTNGVWADVFASEDEDDDSPGCEEQLKQSLTDFLRSQNLIVLTGLGTSLCIKGEDDSKLAPTMWDLWNGIEEEVTEERLKWVCEHVGQSMVEDEDTGEDVYKQDIELLLSKCLLSQEFKRHKNVAMFIRKAEAVISKLCNFVSDDIALDVHEAFLRRIARRPTKHSRTKLFTTNYDLAFETAASRIHFVTVDGFSHTIPQEFDSSYFAYDFVRRDDDGSSPNYIQNVFHLLKVHGSIDWQNKGERIIKTEAPDDPVLIYPRHSKFELSYESPFLDLISRFQSSLRQTETSLLVVGFGFNDKHLTQPILSAIRSNVGLRTIVVSPSLETAGGEAVEKIQGLIESGDSRLSLVAGTFEQFVPLIPDLISETEEERHRRRMRGEA; encoded by the coding sequence ATGAGGGCACTTGGGGGATTTACCAACGGGGTATGGGCGGACGTATTCGCCTCAGAGGATGAGGACGACGATTCTCCCGGCTGCGAGGAGCAGCTAAAGCAGTCATTGACCGACTTTCTTCGCAGCCAGAACCTCATTGTTCTGACGGGACTGGGTACGTCGCTCTGCATCAAAGGTGAAGACGACAGCAAACTGGCACCCACGATGTGGGATCTTTGGAACGGCATCGAGGAAGAGGTTACAGAAGAGCGACTGAAGTGGGTGTGTGAACATGTCGGTCAATCGATGGTTGAAGACGAAGACACGGGAGAAGATGTTTACAAACAAGACATCGAGCTATTGCTGTCGAAATGCCTTCTTTCTCAAGAATTCAAACGGCACAAGAATGTTGCGATGTTCATTCGCAAAGCTGAAGCAGTGATCAGCAAGTTGTGCAACTTCGTATCTGATGATATTGCACTGGATGTCCACGAAGCCTTTCTTCGTCGAATTGCACGTAGGCCAACCAAACATTCTCGAACAAAATTGTTCACTACGAACTACGACTTGGCGTTTGAAACAGCAGCGAGTCGAATACATTTCGTCACGGTCGATGGATTCTCTCACACAATCCCGCAAGAGTTCGACAGCAGCTATTTCGCCTACGATTTTGTTCGACGAGATGATGACGGCTCGTCTCCAAACTACATCCAGAATGTCTTTCATCTGCTAAAGGTTCATGGAAGCATTGATTGGCAAAACAAGGGTGAACGGATCATTAAGACCGAAGCCCCCGATGATCCAGTGTTGATCTACCCACGGCACAGTAAGTTTGAGTTGTCGTACGAGTCTCCTTTTCTTGATCTGATTTCTCGGTTCCAGTCATCGCTTCGACAAACAGAAACTTCCTTGCTCGTCGTTGGATTCGGCTTCAATGACAAACACCTCACACAGCCGATCTTGTCAGCGATCAGAAGTAATGTCGGGCTTCGCACCATCGTGGTATCGCCGTCGCTGGAAACTGCTGGTGGTGAAGCCGTAGAGAAAATTCAGGGCTTGATTGAGTCGGGAGACTCCCGGTTGTCATTGGTCGCTGGCACGTTCGAACAGTTTGTGCCGCTCATCCCGGATCTTATCTCGGAAACGGAAGAAGAGCGGCATCGACGACGGATGCGGGGAGAGGCATGA
- a CDS encoding ATP-binding protein, with translation MNDLPHPFDDQRYIGTVTQVGPSSVRANLPRAGDSGSRLHHGLRVAGGEVGEFVVVECDELAVFGRVLDVRLPERERLTVEPSLGSQGDLHPVGTVQLLATIDLAETKALAGISRYPRLGSRIYSAHPELVRWLIADSGRTKDNPHVVELSFACLTDDHSVTLGVTPEQIFGRHCAVLGTTGGGKSWTVARLLEEATRHNSKLILLDATGEFWRLEDESIHHVTVGEGPRLPDTAEKVAFPHSDMIESDLFALFRPNSQSQGPKLREAIRSLRLMQRCDDMSDENGNLIKRGARREPVEAAFAEQAEYVESPRSFFAVDVLAKQIREECIWPYARNSDERYGDGNQQDEGYCLPLMMRIESITASADYACVFKTDDMTTVADAIDDFVADDTARLLRISLRNVPFGNHAREVVANGIGRVLLDKAREGRFKEQPLVVFLDEAHQFLNRTVGDDYLKVELDAFGLVAKEGRKYGLSICIATQRPRDIPQDVLSQMGTLIVHRLINDRDREVVERAAGEIDRSAAAFLPTLGPGEAIVIGVDIPVPMAIQVRKPQAKPDSQGPNYQVCWSHPKTIDASSLPNEDFGIVSMSGFEEGEYELPDGETADGVTCELTFDDDSSFDVGEGTIFTCCEIEWEVTDVDAASVSITIKRA, from the coding sequence ATGAATGATCTGCCACATCCCTTTGATGACCAGCGATACATCGGCACAGTCACGCAGGTCGGCCCAAGCTCTGTTCGTGCAAATCTTCCAAGAGCGGGAGATAGTGGAAGTCGGCTACATCATGGTCTCCGAGTCGCTGGTGGCGAGGTCGGAGAATTCGTCGTTGTTGAATGCGATGAGTTAGCCGTTTTCGGTCGAGTCCTTGATGTTCGATTACCGGAACGTGAGAGGCTCACCGTCGAACCTTCGCTTGGATCACAAGGCGATTTGCATCCAGTTGGAACCGTACAGCTTTTGGCAACGATAGATCTCGCTGAGACAAAGGCTCTTGCAGGGATAAGTCGTTATCCTCGACTCGGTAGTCGGATCTACTCTGCTCACCCTGAGTTGGTACGGTGGTTGATCGCTGACTCAGGCAGAACCAAGGACAATCCGCATGTTGTTGAGTTGTCGTTTGCGTGTCTAACGGATGACCACTCTGTAACTCTAGGTGTGACACCCGAGCAAATATTCGGTCGCCATTGTGCGGTGCTGGGAACCACGGGTGGGGGGAAAAGCTGGACAGTTGCACGCCTTCTCGAAGAGGCTACTCGCCATAATTCAAAACTGATCCTGTTGGATGCAACTGGTGAATTCTGGCGACTTGAAGATGAGTCCATTCATCATGTGACAGTTGGCGAAGGCCCCCGCCTCCCAGACACAGCCGAAAAGGTTGCCTTCCCTCATTCAGATATGATCGAAAGTGACCTGTTTGCACTGTTTCGGCCCAACAGTCAATCGCAAGGCCCAAAGCTTCGTGAAGCGATACGAAGCCTCAGATTGATGCAGCGCTGTGATGACATGTCGGACGAAAATGGAAACCTCATCAAGCGTGGTGCGAGACGAGAGCCAGTGGAAGCGGCCTTCGCTGAGCAAGCAGAGTATGTTGAATCGCCAAGGTCGTTCTTTGCGGTTGATGTATTGGCGAAGCAGATTCGTGAAGAATGCATATGGCCGTATGCACGAAACAGCGACGAACGATACGGAGACGGCAACCAACAGGATGAAGGCTACTGCCTTCCCTTGATGATGCGAATTGAGAGCATTACGGCATCTGCCGATTACGCTTGTGTGTTCAAGACAGACGATATGACCACAGTTGCCGACGCAATCGACGACTTTGTTGCCGATGACACCGCTCGCCTGCTTCGGATATCTCTTCGGAATGTTCCGTTCGGGAATCATGCACGTGAAGTAGTGGCGAATGGAATCGGTCGTGTGCTATTGGACAAGGCACGTGAGGGAAGATTCAAAGAACAACCTTTGGTCGTCTTTCTTGACGAAGCTCATCAGTTTCTCAACCGAACAGTTGGCGACGATTACCTGAAGGTGGAACTAGACGCTTTCGGACTTGTCGCCAAGGAAGGACGAAAATACGGATTGTCAATTTGTATCGCTACACAACGCCCTCGTGACATTCCGCAGGATGTTCTCAGCCAAATGGGGACACTGATCGTTCATCGTCTAATCAACGATCGTGACCGGGAGGTTGTCGAACGAGCCGCAGGGGAAATCGACCGCTCCGCTGCTGCCTTCTTGCCAACACTTGGCCCCGGAGAGGCCATTGTCATTGGCGTCGATATTCCTGTGCCAATGGCGATTCAAGTCCGCAAGCCACAGGCGAAGCCGGATTCACAAGGACCGAACTATCAGGTTTGCTGGTCTCACCCGAAAACAATCGATGCATCGTCACTTCCCAATGAAGATTTTGGAATCGTTTCCATGAGTGGCTTTGAAGAAGGTGAATACGAGCTTCCAGATGGAGAGACCGCTGATGGCGTCACATGTGAATTGACCTTTGATGACGATTCAAGCTTTGACGTTGGAGAGGGAACAATTTTCACATGTTGCGAGATTGAGTGGGAGGTTACCGACGTGGATGCAGCTTCGGTGTCAATCACAATTAAACGAGCATAA
- a CDS encoding M48 family metallopeptidase — translation MNLLSANEDSRTLMLHYGRKQIEYEVLYSGRRTLAIDVHPDLSVVVTAPTGTADDAVDEKMQKRASWILQQQRFFENYLPAIPARRYVSGESHRYLGRQYRLRVYGGDEDIVKMSRGQINVFLTDRAKTARTKRLVTGWFRSRADVIFQQLFDAMASKSERHGITAGSFDIRRMKNRWGSCTQEGRILLNPDLIIAPKTCIEYVIVHELCHLQQHNHGPRFYRLLNSLMPDWEQRRERLNSCVVS, via the coding sequence ATGAATCTCCTCAGTGCGAACGAAGATAGTCGGACACTGATGTTGCATTACGGTCGTAAGCAGATCGAATACGAAGTTCTCTATTCTGGTCGCAGAACGCTGGCAATTGATGTTCACCCTGATCTGTCGGTGGTGGTAACTGCTCCGACTGGAACCGCCGATGATGCCGTTGATGAAAAGATGCAGAAACGAGCATCATGGATACTTCAGCAACAGAGATTTTTTGAGAACTACCTTCCCGCTATTCCGGCCCGGCGTTATGTCAGCGGTGAATCACATCGCTATTTGGGTCGGCAATATCGATTGCGTGTTTACGGCGGTGACGAAGATATTGTCAAAATGTCACGTGGTCAGATCAATGTCTTTCTGACTGATCGAGCGAAGACAGCACGAACCAAGCGACTTGTAACCGGTTGGTTTCGCAGCCGGGCAGATGTGATTTTCCAGCAACTCTTTGATGCCATGGCAAGCAAGAGTGAAAGACACGGCATCACCGCTGGTTCTTTCGACATTCGACGAATGAAAAACAGATGGGGAAGCTGCACTCAAGAGGGACGAATTCTTCTTAACCCTGATCTGATCATCGCTCCCAAAACATGTATCGAGTACGTGATCGTTCATGAACTCTGTCATTTACAACAACACAACCACGGACCAAGGTTTTACCGACTGCTGAATTCTCTCATGCCGGATTGGGAGCAGCGAAGGGAAAGGCTGAATTCATGCGTGGTGTCATAG
- a CDS encoding type I restriction-modification system subunit M: MANGNGNKTDKVSQDEINGILWKACDTFRGAVDPSEYKNYILVMLFVKYISDVWHDHYAKLVEEYGDPKSKTAKERIERRLKRERFVLPEHCTFGSLYEQRNDANIGEIINTALDDIEDSNKKKLEGVFRNIDFNSEASLGQTKERNSRLKSLMEDFNDSRLDLRPSRVGKMDVIGDAYEYLIGEFAAGAGKKAGEFYTPPEVSQLIARLIVPQPGERICDPACGSGSLLIKCGHQVGSNDYSLFGQEINGSTWALAKMNMFLHAMDNARIEWGDTIRNPKLISDDRLMKFEVVVANPPFSLDKWGQEEARVDEYNRFHRGVPPKNKGDFAFISHMVESVTAESGRVAVVTPHGILFRSRGEGAIRRKLVDEGLLDTVIGLPPDLFYGTELAAAILVFRRQRQDDKVLFVDASGEYADCKKHNRLRAGDIERIVDACEKRTNIPRYSFLASQNDIERNGYNLNIPRYVDTYEEPVPIDLEDVASKLDQVEHRLVAAEQHLEECLRGVEHAN; the protein is encoded by the coding sequence ATGGCGAATGGAAACGGCAACAAGACGGATAAGGTCTCACAGGATGAGATCAATGGCATTCTCTGGAAAGCGTGTGACACGTTTCGTGGGGCGGTCGATCCATCTGAGTACAAGAACTACATCCTTGTGATGTTGTTCGTGAAGTACATCTCCGATGTCTGGCACGACCACTACGCCAAGCTTGTTGAGGAGTACGGCGACCCCAAGAGCAAGACGGCCAAGGAACGGATCGAGCGGCGGCTGAAACGAGAGCGGTTTGTACTCCCTGAACATTGCACATTCGGGAGTTTGTACGAGCAGAGAAATGACGCCAACATCGGCGAGATAATCAATACGGCACTGGATGACATTGAAGACTCCAATAAAAAGAAGCTGGAAGGCGTCTTTCGTAACATTGACTTTAACTCTGAAGCCAGTCTTGGTCAGACCAAGGAGCGGAACTCTCGCCTCAAATCGCTAATGGAGGACTTCAATGATTCTCGACTTGATCTTCGCCCAAGTCGAGTCGGCAAGATGGATGTCATAGGTGATGCCTACGAATATCTAATCGGTGAATTCGCAGCAGGTGCAGGCAAGAAAGCAGGTGAGTTTTACACACCACCTGAAGTGTCGCAGTTGATTGCTCGTTTGATTGTCCCTCAGCCCGGAGAGCGTATTTGCGACCCGGCGTGTGGGTCGGGTTCTTTACTGATCAAGTGCGGACATCAAGTTGGCTCAAACGATTACTCACTCTTTGGGCAAGAGATCAACGGCTCAACATGGGCACTCGCCAAGATGAACATGTTTCTCCATGCGATGGACAACGCAAGGATCGAGTGGGGGGATACTATCCGCAATCCAAAGCTGATATCCGATGATCGTTTGATGAAGTTTGAAGTCGTCGTCGCCAATCCTCCTTTCTCCCTAGACAAGTGGGGACAGGAAGAAGCAAGAGTTGACGAATACAACCGTTTCCACCGAGGCGTTCCACCCAAGAATAAGGGGGATTTTGCGTTTATCAGCCACATGGTGGAATCGGTAACGGCGGAGTCGGGGCGTGTGGCGGTGGTAACGCCTCATGGCATTTTGTTTCGTAGTCGAGGTGAAGGAGCGATTCGACGAAAACTTGTCGATGAGGGTCTACTGGACACAGTGATTGGTTTGCCGCCTGACCTGTTCTATGGAACGGAGCTTGCTGCTGCGATACTTGTTTTTCGAAGGCAACGGCAGGACGACAAGGTGCTTTTCGTTGATGCCAGTGGAGAATATGCGGACTGCAAAAAACACAATCGATTGCGAGCAGGCGACATCGAGCGCATCGTGGACGCCTGCGAGAAGAGAACGAATATCCCTCGTTATTCGTTTTTAGCCAGCCAAAATGACATCGAACGAAATGGTTATAACTTAAACATCCCCAGATACGTGGATACTTACGAGGAACCGGTTCCGATTGATCTCGAAGACGTAGCGAGCAAGTTGGATCAGGTTGAGCATCGGCTAGTTGCCGCAGAACAGCATCTCGAAGAATGCCTAAGGGGTGTCGAACATGCAAATTGA
- a CDS encoding type I restriction endonuclease subunit R produces MAVSEFLEDLVSHLPALHLLQQVGHEYLTPCETMSLRGDRRSRVILKPILFEQLRKLNQITFKGQTHDFTETNLNNAIDALMDIPFDGLVKTNERAFDLLTLGKAEEQTIDGNKRSYTIQYLDWENPENNVYHITDEFEVERTASHELRRPDIVLFVNGIPFSVIECKRPDDTDAVEVGISQHLRNQRLNEVPGLFVYSQLLGSICQNDGKFATTGTARKFWSGWKEEHDDNLDVKLAKLINTPLTSMQLNRMFDSRKPAVVAKMKELLASGQRLPSPQDRLLYCLFRPERLLEMTYRYTVFDKNVKKVARYQQYFAIGETIARVTNSKGDEQRPGGVIWHTTGSGKSLTMVMLAKALSLETSIKNPRVVIVTDRVNLDRQIWKTFIACRKTVERAKSGSHLVDLVSNGKADIITTIIDKFESAATTHDLRDEGNNIFVLVDESHRSQYGLAHAKMKQVFPKACFIGFTGTPLLKKEKSTATKFGGFIHSYPMRQAVEDKAVTPILYEGRMSELHGDQKAIDKWFDRITKDLSAEQKADLKKKFRREEELTKTSERLYEIAFDLVTHFCENFKGTKFKGQFAVSSKAMALKYHQLFEQIGKAYPERRLSSRVIISPPDTREDNETIEEDDVPEIQKFWKQMMDQFGSEKKYLERTIEDFEKKPEPEIIICVDKLLTGFDAPCNTVLYIDKRLRDHNILQAIARVNRLFDGKDFGLVIDYRGIFGALDAAVKKYDALSGFDEEDLEGTFTNVDEEVAKLKERHTNVWSVFSAVQNKQDLEAMQQWLRPDDVRQDFYDALNEFSKTLQLAMSSAKFHEDTSKSTVQRYVDDMKYFRNLRAAVKQRYNEAVDYNEYEDQIRNMVDKYIGADEVKQIVEPVNIFEVDNLDEELAGIEGAAAKADYIASRVKKTCVEKMEEDPVLYQKLSEVIDEAIQEYLEKRLSEEAYLQKMFDAWNEAKNQGSSNVPPELRSDPEAKAYFRLFLDGFETVTARSAQVQEAKADYDADDGQNPRDVVAGIAAETALKAKKLIDEHKIRDWTENRDVENAMINDLDDLMFAVKGRYDLQLTGDDIDEMIEGVIRVAKRRENRR; encoded by the coding sequence ATGGCTGTTTCCGAATTCCTCGAAGATCTTGTGTCGCACTTGCCAGCTTTGCATCTTCTACAACAAGTTGGACATGAATACCTGACCCCGTGCGAGACAATGAGTCTTCGTGGGGATCGCCGTAGTCGTGTCATCCTGAAGCCTATTCTGTTCGAACAACTCCGTAAATTGAATCAAATCACATTCAAAGGACAGACTCACGATTTCACGGAGACCAACCTAAACAATGCTATTGATGCGTTGATGGACATTCCATTTGATGGCTTAGTCAAGACTAATGAGCGAGCATTTGACTTGCTTACGTTGGGCAAGGCCGAAGAACAAACGATCGACGGCAATAAACGAAGCTATACGATTCAGTATCTCGATTGGGAGAACCCCGAGAACAACGTCTACCATATCACGGATGAATTTGAGGTCGAGCGGACGGCATCACACGAGTTGCGTCGTCCTGACATTGTTCTTTTTGTAAACGGGATTCCGTTCTCCGTAATTGAGTGCAAGCGACCAGACGACACAGATGCCGTCGAAGTAGGAATCAGCCAGCACCTTCGCAACCAGCGATTGAACGAAGTTCCCGGCCTATTCGTCTACTCCCAACTTCTCGGTTCGATTTGCCAGAACGATGGCAAGTTTGCGACGACTGGAACGGCGAGGAAGTTCTGGTCGGGATGGAAGGAAGAGCATGATGACAATCTTGATGTCAAACTTGCCAAGCTCATTAACACTCCACTTACTTCGATGCAACTCAATCGGATGTTCGACAGCCGCAAGCCTGCGGTTGTTGCGAAAATGAAAGAGCTTCTAGCATCCGGTCAGCGCCTGCCCTCTCCGCAAGATCGATTGTTGTACTGCCTCTTTCGTCCAGAGCGTCTTCTTGAGATGACGTATCGGTACACGGTCTTTGACAAGAATGTGAAGAAGGTTGCACGATACCAGCAGTATTTTGCAATTGGCGAAACGATAGCGAGGGTGACGAATTCAAAGGGTGACGAACAGCGACCGGGGGGTGTCATCTGGCACACGACCGGCAGCGGAAAAAGCCTGACGATGGTGATGTTGGCGAAGGCATTATCACTGGAGACATCGATCAAGAACCCACGTGTGGTGATCGTAACCGATCGTGTTAATTTGGATCGTCAGATATGGAAGACGTTCATTGCCTGCCGAAAGACAGTCGAGCGAGCAAAAAGCGGTAGCCATCTGGTCGATTTGGTGTCTAACGGGAAAGCCGACATCATCACAACGATCATCGACAAGTTTGAGTCAGCAGCGACAACCCACGATCTACGTGATGAAGGCAACAACATCTTCGTGTTGGTGGATGAGAGCCATCGTAGCCAGTACGGACTCGCTCACGCCAAAATGAAGCAAGTCTTTCCAAAAGCCTGCTTCATCGGCTTCACCGGAACACCGTTGCTAAAGAAGGAGAAGAGTACGGCCACGAAGTTTGGTGGTTTCATCCACTCATATCCAATGCGGCAGGCCGTTGAAGACAAGGCGGTGACTCCGATTCTCTATGAAGGGCGAATGTCGGAACTGCATGGAGATCAGAAAGCAATCGACAAATGGTTCGACCGAATCACCAAGGATCTTTCCGCCGAACAAAAAGCCGATCTGAAGAAGAAGTTTCGACGTGAAGAGGAACTGACAAAAACTTCAGAGCGGTTGTATGAGATTGCATTCGATTTGGTCACGCACTTTTGCGAGAACTTCAAAGGAACGAAATTCAAAGGTCAGTTCGCCGTCAGCAGCAAAGCGATGGCATTGAAGTATCACCAGTTGTTTGAGCAAATTGGCAAGGCATACCCGGAACGAAGGCTGTCTTCTCGTGTCATCATCTCGCCTCCAGACACACGAGAAGACAACGAAACGATCGAAGAGGATGACGTGCCAGAAATCCAGAAGTTCTGGAAGCAGATGATGGATCAATTTGGGTCCGAGAAGAAGTATCTGGAGCGGACGATTGAAGACTTCGAGAAGAAGCCAGAGCCTGAGATCATCATTTGTGTCGATAAGTTGCTCACCGGTTTCGATGCTCCCTGCAACACAGTTCTTTACATCGACAAGCGTCTTCGTGATCACAATATCCTGCAAGCGATTGCTCGTGTGAATCGCCTCTTTGACGGCAAGGACTTCGGGTTGGTCATTGACTACCGAGGAATCTTCGGGGCACTCGATGCAGCAGTAAAGAAGTACGATGCATTGAGCGGCTTCGATGAAGAAGACCTTGAAGGAACATTTACGAACGTCGATGAAGAGGTCGCCAAACTGAAAGAGCGACACACGAATGTGTGGTCTGTTTTCAGCGCAGTCCAGAACAAACAAGATTTAGAGGCGATGCAGCAATGGCTGCGGCCAGACGATGTACGGCAGGACTTCTACGACGCTCTGAATGAGTTCTCGAAGACACTTCAATTGGCAATGTCGTCGGCCAAGTTTCATGAAGACACCTCGAAATCGACCGTCCAGCGTTACGTTGATGACATGAAATACTTCCGCAACCTTCGAGCGGCAGTCAAACAACGATACAACGAGGCCGTCGATTACAACGAGTACGAAGATCAGATCCGCAACATGGTCGATAAGTACATCGGTGCGGACGAGGTAAAGCAAATCGTTGAGCCGGTCAACATCTTTGAAGTTGACAATCTCGATGAGGAACTTGCAGGAATTGAGGGAGCAGCAGCAAAAGCGGACTACATCGCTTCACGTGTCAAAAAGACATGCGTGGAGAAGATGGAAGAAGACCCTGTTTTGTACCAGAAACTTTCGGAGGTTATTGACGAAGCAATTCAAGAGTATCTGGAGAAGCGACTTAGCGAAGAAGCCTATCTCCAAAAGATGTTTGATGCTTGGAACGAAGCGAAGAACCAAGGATCATCCAATGTGCCGCCCGAGTTACGCAGTGACCCAGAAGCAAAAGCATATTTCCGTTTGTTCTTGGACGGTTTCGAAACGGTTACCGCCAGATCGGCACAAGTCCAAGAGGCAAAGGCCGACTACGACGCAGATGACGGCCAAAACCCACGAGATGTAGTTGCTGGCATCGCAGCGGAAACCGCTTTGAAGGCTAAGAAGCTAATTGACGAACACAAGATCCGTGACTGGACAGAGAATCGTGATGTTGAGAACGCCATGATCAACGATCTCGATGATCTAATGTTTGCAGTTAAAGGACGCTACGACCTTCAACTTACTGGTGACGACATTGATGAAATGATCGAAGGCGTGATCCGTGTCGCAAAGCGTAGGGAGAACCGACGATGA
- a CDS encoding restriction endonuclease subunit S gives MQIEDWIPCEMGDLFERRSEDGIAGLPIMSVTIDNGLVRRDSLDRKMETNITDEEHLLVRKDDIAYNMMRMWQGSFGLAYEDGLVSPAYVVLKPTKRIVPAFAAHFFKHPHTLKQFRDFSHGIADDRLRLYYEDFAVIPTQIPPKPEQTRIASFLNACDEQLRILQEKTELLCLRREGLSERILSGKLRLQTSDDECGEE, from the coding sequence ATGCAAATTGAAGACTGGATTCCCTGTGAGATGGGCGATCTCTTCGAACGTAGGTCCGAAGATGGAATCGCTGGCTTGCCTATCATGTCTGTAACAATTGACAACGGGCTCGTTCGGCGTGATTCGTTAGATAGGAAAATGGAGACGAACATCACAGATGAGGAGCACCTTCTCGTTCGGAAGGACGACATTGCATACAACATGATGCGTATGTGGCAGGGTTCCTTCGGGCTGGCGTATGAGGATGGTCTCGTTAGCCCTGCCTACGTAGTCTTGAAGCCGACCAAACGCATAGTCCCTGCGTTTGCCGCCCATTTTTTTAAGCATCCTCACACGTTGAAGCAATTTAGAGATTTTTCGCATGGAATTGCGGATGATCGCCTTCGGCTCTACTACGAGGACTTTGCAGTAATACCAACACAAATTCCTCCAAAGCCGGAGCAGACAAGGATCGCTTCATTCCTTAATGCTTGTGACGAGCAACTTAGGATTCTGCAAGAGAAGACCGAACTGCTTTGTCTGAGGCGGGAAGGGCTATCGGAGCGAATTCTGAGTGGAAAGTTACGACTTCAGACTAGTGATGACGAATGCGGAGAGGAGTGA
- a CDS encoding helix-turn-helix domain-containing protein, with amino-acid sequence MRFGNRVKELRQEQGLTQQKLAERLDVSLSYISKVENERLNVGDYPSESFVHRLADALEADEDELLLLTDRVPAAIRKRIRERPEAFRHLATMSDAELDRVIRKR; translated from the coding sequence ATGCGATTCGGCAATCGAGTCAAAGAACTTCGGCAAGAGCAAGGGCTTACTCAACAGAAGCTCGCAGAACGTCTGGACGTGAGCCTGTCGTACATCTCGAAGGTTGAGAACGAACGGCTAAACGTTGGTGACTATCCCAGTGAGAGCTTTGTCCACAGACTGGCCGACGCACTTGAGGCAGACGAAGATGAGTTGCTTCTTCTCACCGACCGAGTTCCAGCCGCAATCCGAAAACGAATTCGTGAAAGGCCAGAAGCCTTCAGACATCTGGCAACCATGTCAGATGCAGAATTGGATCGTGTGATCAGAAAGCGATGA